A stretch of the Acyrthosiphon pisum isolate AL4f chromosome A2, pea_aphid_22Mar2018_4r6ur, whole genome shotgun sequence genome encodes the following:
- the LOC115034088 gene encoding uncharacterized protein LOC115034088, with translation MQNVTSQRHDFVTKWLPEAERQRATGPTETIGTNCGSGACAMVGKTPTADAFGIPCTDGRRPLARPSTATWSQGPNLLMAEETETSSSYQQWGPLELSRPRSLAPYCRSEEPVNGRTVYTVSYRPPGSSRDPLPGEQPPTNGYGNKDKSTDEADTNQLFYPRAHDYNL, from the coding sequence ATGCAGAACGTGACGTCACAGCGACATGACTTCGTGACCAAGTGGCTGCCCGAGGCAGAACGGCAGCGGGCCACCGGGCCGACGGAGACCATAGGCACCAATTGCGGCAGCGGCGCGTGCGCGATGGTGGGCAAGACCCCCACGGCCGACGCGTTCGGCATCCCATGTACGGACGGACGACGGCCATTGGCGCGGCCAAGCACCGCCACCTGGTCGCAAGGCCCAAACTTGCTGATGGCCGAAGAGACGGAGACCAGTTCGAGTTACCAGCAGTGGGGCCCGTTGGAGTTGTCCCGGCCACGGTCGCTGGCTCCGTACTGCCGGTCGGAAGAGCCCGTTAACGGTCGCACCGTGTACACCGTCAGTTACCGGCCACCCGGGTCGTCCCGTGACCCGTTGCCCGGCGAACAGCCCCCGACCAACGGGTACGGAAACAAAGATAAGTCTACGGACGAGGCTGACACCAACCAACTGTTTTACCCAAGAGCGCACGATTACAATTTGTAA